One segment of Cutaneotrichosporon cavernicola HIS019 DNA, chromosome: 4 DNA contains the following:
- the CKS1 gene encoding uncharacterized protein (Binds to the catalytic subunit of the cyclin dependent kinases and is essential for their biological function) yields the protein MPNPKASTLEELSERIIYSERYSDDNFEYRHVILPKPMLKLIPKSYFSGDDSGLLRILEEHEWRGIGITQSLGWEHFEVHAPEPHILLFRRPLPGK from the exons ATGCCCAACCCCAAGGCGTCAACACTCGAGGAGTTGTCCGAGAG AATCATCTACTCGGAGCGAT ACTCTGATGACAACTTTGAGTATCGCCATGTCATCCTCCCAAAGCCCAtgctcaagctcatccCAAAGAG CTACTTCTCTGGTGACGACTccggcctcctccgcatcTTGGAAGAGCACGAGTGGCGGGGAATCGGAATCACGCAGAGTCTCGGCTGGGAACACTTTGAGGTGCATGCACCCGAGCCGCACATCC TCCTCTTCCGGCGACCACTC CCCGGCAAGTAA